The following are encoded together in the Roseivirga misakiensis genome:
- a CDS encoding LytR/AlgR family response regulator transcription factor codes for MKAVIIEDEALSAKRLDKLVKESLPSIEVIAILESVNQALAWFNENTYPDLIFLDIQLNDGTGFEILKKLDGYPHIIFTTAYEQYALDAFKFNSIDYLLKPIDKSELINAYDKLEQIHRTEESAYHDKIEALSKHFLPTFRERFLVKVGMQFKSIATQDIAYFYYDDGLSYLQTNNQCLPIDYTLDQLINELNPKEFFRINRQFIVSLNAVKEIHSYFNSRLLLTLEPNTDTEVVVSRERVLSFKLWAGQ; via the coding sequence ATGAAAGCTGTAATTATAGAAGATGAAGCGCTTTCGGCGAAAAGGCTAGATAAACTGGTCAAAGAATCTCTACCAAGTATTGAAGTGATCGCTATACTTGAATCCGTCAATCAGGCGCTCGCTTGGTTTAATGAAAACACCTATCCCGATCTAATCTTTTTAGATATACAATTAAACGACGGTACAGGCTTTGAAATTCTGAAGAAACTGGATGGCTATCCGCATATAATTTTTACCACAGCTTATGAACAGTATGCTCTTGACGCCTTCAAGTTCAACAGTATTGATTACCTCCTAAAACCAATCGATAAAAGTGAGTTGATCAATGCTTATGACAAATTAGAACAGATACATAGAACAGAAGAAAGTGCTTACCATGATAAGATTGAGGCACTAAGCAAGCACTTTTTACCTACTTTTCGGGAGCGTTTCTTAGTGAAAGTAGGCATGCAATTCAAAAGTATTGCTACTCAAGACATCGCTTATTTCTACTACGATGATGGTCTCAGCTATTTACAGACAAACAATCAGTGCTTGCCCATTGACTACACGCTCGATCAGCTAATCAATGAACTAAACCCTAAAGAATTTTTCCGCATTAATCGCCAATTCATCGTAAGTCTTAACGCTGTCAAAGAAATCCATTCTTATTTCAATAGTCGACTTTTACTGACGCTTGAACCAAATACAGATACTGAAGTGGTAGTTAGCCGAGAAAGGGTATTAAGTTTTAAGCTTTGGGCTGGGCAGTAA
- a CDS encoding SDR family oxidoreductase, which translates to MSKILVTGATGFIGSHIVVQLLNTGHEVVGSMRDLKRAERMREVYAEHVSDLSNLSFVALELLNDDGWADALKGVDYVIHTASPIPARLPRRERDIIVPAVEGTKRVLKFAAEAGVKRLVLTSSIVAIMYGHEANRTRFTEEDWSNPNHPKDKSAYTKSKTLAEKAAWEFMEKDESGLELSVINPGLVLGPILEADFGTSAMVVKKLLDGAFPGNPKIGWPVVDVRDVAALHIVAMTHPKAKGERFMAANDFMWVKDIAKVLKEKVPNLSRRVSDKDIPVWMVKALSNFDREVKSVSFELDKKRVNVSKKGFQLLGWTPRPNSDAIVATAKTLSKYGGLKL; encoded by the coding sequence ATGAGTAAAATTTTAGTTACGGGAGCTACCGGTTTTATTGGGTCGCACATAGTTGTGCAACTATTGAATACTGGTCATGAAGTGGTGGGTTCTATGCGTGACTTAAAGCGGGCTGAGCGCATGCGAGAGGTTTACGCTGAACATGTGAGTGACTTGAGTAATTTATCTTTTGTAGCCTTGGAATTACTCAACGATGATGGTTGGGCGGATGCCCTCAAAGGTGTTGACTATGTTATCCATACTGCATCGCCAATTCCTGCTCGTTTGCCAAGAAGAGAACGTGACATTATTGTACCTGCTGTTGAGGGTACTAAGCGCGTTTTGAAGTTCGCTGCGGAGGCAGGGGTAAAAAGACTAGTACTTACTTCATCCATTGTAGCCATTATGTATGGACATGAAGCTAACAGAACGCGTTTTACCGAAGAGGATTGGTCTAACCCGAATCATCCGAAAGACAAGTCTGCTTATACGAAAAGTAAGACCTTAGCCGAGAAAGCGGCTTGGGAGTTTATGGAAAAGGATGAGTCTGGTTTAGAACTCTCAGTGATCAATCCTGGGTTGGTTCTTGGGCCAATTTTAGAAGCCGATTTTGGCACTTCAGCTATGGTGGTGAAGAAACTGTTGGATGGTGCCTTTCCAGGAAACCCTAAGATTGGATGGCCTGTAGTAGATGTGCGTGATGTGGCAGCTTTACATATTGTAGCTATGACCCACCCGAAGGCGAAAGGGGAGCGCTTTATGGCAGCGAATGATTTTATGTGGGTAAAAGATATCGCTAAAGTGCTGAAGGAAAAAGTACCGAACTTATCAAGGCGAGTTTCAGATAAAGATATCCCTGTTTGGATGGTGAAAGCGTTGTCGAATTTTGATCGCGAAGTGAAATCTGTAAGTTTTGAACTAGATAAAAAACGCGTAAATGTCAGTAAAAAAGGATTTCAATTGCTTGGCTGGACACCTAGACCAAATAGCGATGCCATAGTGGCTACGGCAAAAACGCTGTCCAAGTATGGAGGGCTCAAACTTTAA